In the genome of Tsukamurella paurometabola DSM 20162, the window GCTGTTCGCCGCGAGCGACCCGCAGGCACGCAACGGCGAGTATTACGGCCCGCAGCGGCGATTCGGCCTCGTCGGCCCCACCGGGGTGACGAAGAAGAACTCCCGGATGCGGGACGCCGAGGTCGCCGCGAAGCTGTGGAAGTACGCTGCGGAGGTGACCGGAACCGACTTGCCGAGCGATGCCGCCCGCGCCTAGGCAGCAGCGTGATGCCGCTGCCACCAAGGCCCGCCTGCTCGACGCTGCGACCGCCGAGTTCGCCGAATACGGACTCGCGGGCGCCCGCGTCGACCGGATCGCCACTGCGGCCGAGGCGAACAAGCAGTTGATCTACGCCTACTTCGGCAATAAGCGCCAGCTCTTCGACGCAGTGATCGAGTTCCGCGTGGCCGATCTGTTGGAGACCGTGCCGTTCACCGCCGATGACCTCTCGGGCTACGCCGTGCGGTTACGTGCCTTCAATCGAGCACACCCGGAACTGATGCGCCTGGTGCTGTGGCACACGCTCGAGTGTCCCGGTGAGCTCGCGGAACTGGAGCTGGCGTCCGGGTCGAACGCGAAGAAGATCGCGGCGCTGCAGGCGGCGCAGGACGCCGGAACCGTCACCGCGGGCACCCCGGCGCCCACGCTGCTCATCGAGATCCTGGCGCTGATCCACGGCGATATCCTCACCGCCGGAGGCGATGTGGCCGCCCTCGCGCTCGACGACGCGGCCCTTGCCGCGGCCGTCGAGAAGCTCACGGCACCCTGATCAGCCGCGCGGGGGCAGCTCGCAGCCGTCGGGACCGCAGGCCGCATCGTCACCGCCGATCACGGTGAGCGGTTCGGGCCGATCGGCCCACGCCCGGTCGAGGGCCTCGGTGAATACGGAGGGCAGCTGCGCACCGGACACGGCGTATTTGCCGTCGAAGACGAAGAACGGGACTCCGCCTACGCCGATCCGCGATGCGGTCGCCTCGTCGGCGCGCACCGCGTCGGCGTAGGCGGTCTCATCGTCGAGCACCGCGCGGGCGGCGGCACCGTCGAACCCGGCGGATTCAGCGATCGCCACGAGCCGGTTCCGGTCTCCGAAAGCGGGTTCCGGAGAGGCGAAGTTGGCGGCGTACAACGCGTCCAGCAACTCCTCCTGCCGCCCCAGCTCCAGCGCCCAGTGCAGCAGGCGATGCATATCGAAACTGTTGCCCGCATCGCGGCCGGCCACCTGGTACTGCAGCCCCAGCTCCTGCGCCTGTGCGCCG includes:
- a CDS encoding TetR/AcrR family transcriptional regulator, which translates into the protein MPPAPRQQRDAAATKARLLDAATAEFAEYGLAGARVDRIATAAEANKQLIYAYFGNKRQLFDAVIEFRVADLLETVPFTADDLSGYAVRLRAFNRAHPELMRLVLWHTLECPGELAELELASGSNAKKIAALQAAQDAGTVTAGTPAPTLLIEILALIHGDILTAGGDVAALALDDAALAAAVEKLTAP
- a CDS encoding DsbA family oxidoreductase — encoded protein: MRVDVWTDINCPFCYIGKARFDKALATFEHASDVQVIHRSFELDPSAAEGSSEPVVPMIAKKYGISEAEAAANERGLGAQAQELGLQYQVAGRDAGNSFDMHRLLHWALELGRQEELLDALYAANFASPEPAFGDRNRLVAIAESAGFDGAAARAVLDDETAYADAVRADEATASRIGVGGVPFFVFDGKYAVSGAQLPSVFTEALDRAWADRPEPLTVIGGDDAACGPDGCELPPRG